Proteins encoded within one genomic window of Candidatus Pseudothioglobus singularis PS1:
- a CDS encoding formate--tetrahydrofolate ligase — MSEYKTDIDIAREVSGEHINDIGAKLNIDKVDLVPFGHDKAKISWNAIDSVQKNKDGKLILVTAVTPTPAGEGKTTTSVGLTDGLNKIGKQTTVCLREPSLGPCFGMKGGAAGGGYAQVIPMEDINLHFTGDFHAITSAHSLLSAMIDNHIYWGNSTNIDSRKVAFRRVVDMNDRSLRTITSSLGGSTNGYPREDGFDITVASEVMAIFCLSQNLVELEERLGNIIIAYTRDMTPVRAKQINAHQAMTVLLKDAFRPNLVQTLEGNPALIHGGPFANIAHGCNSVIATKTALKLSDYVVTEAGFGADLGAEKFFDIKCRKAGLAPDAVVLVATVRALKHQGGVAKDKLNNENVEALKIGCSNLGRHIRNLSQFGVPLVVGINKFVSDTEAEFQVIRDYCEQFNVEVSVTSHWEHGGDGAIDLAEKVAKLADSGASQFKTLYDDELPLLEKVETIAKTLYQADEVMADKVVRDKMNWFQENGFGNLPVCIAKTQYSFSTDPQLLGAPTGHSLSIREVRLSAGAEFVVVVCGAIMTMPGLPRVPAADKIKLDENGLVQGLF, encoded by the coding sequence ATGAGCGAGTACAAAACAGATATTGATATTGCTAGAGAAGTTTCTGGTGAACACATAAATGATATTGGAGCAAAGCTCAACATTGATAAAGTGGATCTGGTTCCTTTTGGCCATGATAAGGCTAAGATTTCTTGGAACGCAATTGATAGTGTCCAAAAAAATAAGGATGGCAAACTTATTTTAGTAACAGCAGTCACTCCAACTCCAGCAGGTGAAGGTAAAACGACTACTTCGGTAGGCCTTACAGATGGTTTAAATAAGATTGGTAAACAAACTACGGTCTGTCTACGTGAGCCAAGTTTAGGACCTTGTTTTGGAATGAAGGGTGGTGCCGCTGGAGGCGGTTACGCACAAGTTATCCCTATGGAGGATATCAATCTTCATTTTACAGGTGACTTCCACGCAATAACATCAGCGCATAGTCTTCTATCTGCAATGATTGATAATCATATTTATTGGGGCAACTCGACCAATATTGACAGCAGAAAGGTTGCATTCCGCCGCGTTGTAGATATGAATGATAGATCTCTAAGAACTATCACTTCATCTCTTGGCGGTTCTACTAACGGATATCCAAGGGAAGACGGCTTTGACATTACAGTTGCTTCAGAGGTTATGGCAATTTTCTGTTTGTCTCAAAATCTAGTGGAGCTTGAGGAGAGATTAGGAAATATTATTATTGCATATACGCGAGATATGACTCCAGTTAGAGCAAAGCAGATCAATGCTCATCAGGCAATGACAGTTCTTCTTAAGGATGCCTTCAGACCAAACCTTGTTCAGACTCTAGAGGGTAATCCTGCACTTATTCATGGTGGACCTTTTGCAAACATTGCACACGGATGTAATTCAGTTATTGCAACAAAGACAGCACTTAAATTATCAGACTATGTGGTTACTGAAGCAGGCTTTGGAGCTGATTTGGGTGCTGAAAAATTCTTTGATATTAAGTGCCGTAAGGCTGGACTAGCTCCAGATGCTGTTGTTTTGGTTGCCACTGTAAGAGCGCTGAAGCATCAGGGAGGCGTCGCTAAAGATAAGTTAAATAATGAAAACGTTGAGGCCCTCAAAATAGGTTGTTCAAATCTAGGAAGGCATATACGCAACTTAAGCCAATTTGGGGTGCCATTAGTAGTTGGCATTAACAAATTTGTTTCGGATACTGAAGCTGAATTCCAAGTTATTAGAGATTATTGTGAGCAATTTAACGTTGAAGTCAGTGTTACAAGTCACTGGGAGCATGGCGGTGATGGTGCGATTGATTTAGCAGAAAAAGTTGCCAAATTGGCTGACTCTGGTGCTTCACAATTTAAGACATTGTATGATGATGAACTTCCATTGTTAGAAAAGGTTGAGACAATTGCTAAAACGCTTTATCAGGCGGATGAGGTCATGGCAGACAAAGTGGTGAGAGACAAAATGAACTGGTTTCAAGAGAATGGCTTTGGAAATCTTCCAGTATGTATCGCCAAAACTCAATATAGTTTTTCTACAGACCCTCAGTTACTTGGTGCTCCAACGGGCCACTCACTTTCTATTAGAGAAGTGAGACTTTCTGCGGGTGCAGAGTTTGTAGTTGTTGTATGTGGCGCAATCATGACTATGCCTGGACTACCAAGGGTTCCAGCTGCAGATAAAATTAAACTAGATGAAAATGGATTAGTTCAAGGACTATTCTAG
- a CDS encoding NADH-ubiquinone oxidoreductase-F iron-sulfur binding region domain-containing protein, whose amino-acid sequence MSRNISLLSGKKDDKNSLFGKISVSPNDTSDAQLAGEYNLGVSTIHSTKSFYDFLNEDFKNKKAYVCTGSACMCRGTQEDVTQKLKNKLGEDSVGEMICLGRCYENSAFYYDGENYSGDDINQLDNILAGKHKSLPYTMKSYSETSFLVENEVFSSFEDFKELLQNCFETDKDELINTLKDSGLRGRGGAGFPTGMKWEFCKAQEAKAKYVVCNADEGDPGAYSDRYLLEEQALKVLFGMVVCGYIIGSKQGFMYIRGEYPESIDITNEALAKLRELGLLGENILGSGFDFDMNVVEGQGAYICGEETALIASIEGRRAEVDVRPPFPVVEGLYKKPTVVNNVESLAAVAAILKNGSKSYKSIGNGRSLGTKLISLDGFFNNPGLYEVDLGTSLEFIIDEIGGGFNADIKAIQIGGPLGGIVPVDKLKSLKLDFEVFAEAGFLLGHASFVCIPKSFSAVEYAKHLFAFTAHESCGKCFPCRLGSTRGKEMLGSAIDNNQKFSEELIYDLLETMEVGSLCALGGGLPLAIKNLLEHCSDEFKPLMEK is encoded by the coding sequence ATGTCTAGAAACATAAGTTTACTGTCTGGTAAAAAAGACGATAAGAATAGTTTATTTGGAAAAATATCTGTAAGTCCAAATGACACCAGTGATGCCCAACTTGCGGGTGAGTACAACCTGGGCGTATCGACAATTCATAGTACTAAAAGTTTCTATGATTTCCTGAACGAAGATTTCAAAAATAAAAAAGCTTATGTTTGTACTGGAAGTGCCTGTATGTGTAGAGGTACACAGGAAGATGTTACTCAAAAACTAAAGAATAAGCTTGGCGAAGATAGTGTCGGTGAAATGATTTGCTTAGGTAGGTGTTATGAAAATAGTGCATTTTATTATGATGGTGAAAACTACTCAGGCGATGATATTAATCAATTAGATAATATTTTGGCTGGTAAGCATAAAAGCCTTCCTTACACAATGAAATCTTATTCAGAAACTTCATTCTTAGTAGAGAATGAGGTATTTTCTTCTTTTGAAGATTTTAAAGAATTACTTCAGAATTGTTTTGAAACTGACAAGGATGAGCTTATTAATACGCTCAAGGATTCAGGCCTTAGAGGAAGAGGTGGTGCCGGATTTCCAACTGGGATGAAGTGGGAATTTTGTAAAGCGCAGGAAGCCAAAGCTAAGTATGTGGTGTGTAACGCTGATGAAGGAGATCCAGGCGCGTATTCTGATCGTTATTTACTAGAAGAGCAGGCTTTGAAAGTCCTTTTTGGCATGGTAGTTTGCGGATACATTATTGGTTCAAAGCAAGGTTTTATGTATATTCGTGGAGAATATCCTGAATCGATTGATATTACTAATGAAGCTTTAGCCAAATTAAGAGAATTAGGTCTTTTAGGTGAAAACATTTTAGGTAGTGGGTTTGATTTTGATATGAATGTGGTTGAAGGCCAAGGTGCATATATCTGTGGTGAAGAGACAGCACTTATAGCATCAATAGAGGGTCGCCGTGCTGAGGTTGATGTTCGACCTCCTTTTCCTGTTGTTGAAGGCCTCTATAAAAAACCAACAGTTGTCAATAATGTTGAGAGTTTAGCAGCAGTTGCAGCTATTTTAAAGAACGGCAGCAAATCTTATAAGTCAATAGGAAATGGTCGTTCTCTGGGAACTAAGCTGATTTCTCTTGATGGGTTTTTCAATAATCCTGGTCTTTATGAAGTAGATTTGGGGACCTCACTGGAATTTATTATTGATGAGATTGGCGGCGGGTTTAATGCTGATATTAAGGCAATTCAGATTGGGGGTCCGCTTGGAGGAATTGTTCCAGTGGACAAACTGAAATCCTTAAAACTAGATTTTGAAGTTTTTGCTGAGGCTGGTTTTTTACTTGGACACGCTAGCTTTGTATGCATTCCTAAGTCATTTTCTGCTGTGGAGTACGCAAAGCATTTATTTGCATTTACAGCCCATGAGTCATGTGGGAAATGTTTCCCTTGTAGGCTTGGCTCTACTCGTGGAAAAGAAATGCTAGGTTCAGCGATTGATAATAATCAAAAATTCTCAGAAGAATTAATATATGATTTATTAGAAACAATGGAGGTGGGTTCCTTGTGCGCTTTGGGCGGTGGATTACCTCTTGCAATTAAAAATTTACTCGAACACTGTAGTGACGAGTTTAAACCTTTAATGGAGAAATAG
- the fdhF gene encoding formate dehydrogenase subunit alpha yields the protein MSDQPKGVFIDDVEFPFDDSSSILAFTDKALGDKIIPTLCNDDNLNPYGACRVCSVEVQQSEDAPKRTVASCHTPIAPGMRIYTNSESVKKLRKNIVELVLSDHPPDCLTCEVNGNCELQDVAASVGVRQIRYAKGDNHCDREKDLSHAYMRMDLSKCINCSRCVRACDEVQGQFTLTMTGRGFESRITTDNDMLFGDSSCVSCGACAQTCPTSAISDVFQSKSVEADKTVRTTCSYCGVGCNLEVAVKNDEVLSIRAPQDAVNAGHTCLKGRYAFKFYNHEDRLTSPLIRKDGVLTPCSWDEALDFIKGKFESIKQDHGPDAIAGISSARCTNEENYMFQKMIRQLVGTNNIDCCARVCHSPTAWGMQQSFGTGAGTNSTADIPLADLMIVIGANPTAAHPVTGAKIKQQAMSGATLIVIDPVRTELARMADHHLQLKPGTNVAVLNMIQYYIVEAGLLDHEFIKERCEGGEDFIEQIKELDVDAMAEISGLDKEDVKAVAIAYASANNAMEFHGLGVTEHSQGTKTVMLISNLAMMTGNLGRPGVGVNPLRGQNNVQGAADMGCQPHHGPGYLWMDQKDVQDFYEDKLGLPTPTTPGRKIPEMFDGAVDGSLKALWIFAEDVVQTDPNTHHVVKAMQGLDLLVVQEIFMSETAKMADVVLPGTTFLEKSGTFTNTERRIQQVNAAVKPLPGTKTDGQIIVEMMRKLGLDQPDFDAAEVLKEVASVVSFFEGVTWEGLAASPMGLQWPVNKKGEDTQILHIGEFKRGKGKFHYHDWKESEELTKHKNEYPFILTTSRELQHYNCATMTRRTSNVQILTKDVIMLNPRDAKAKDLISGDRATLKSDRGQVTLDVEVTDRVKKGVVRTTFHFPEVLINEVTSGVTDEETKCPEYKIVAVDVLKAS from the coding sequence ATGTCAGATCAACCAAAAGGTGTATTTATTGATGATGTTGAGTTTCCTTTTGATGACTCTTCATCAATTTTAGCTTTTACTGATAAAGCGCTTGGCGATAAAATTATTCCTACACTATGCAATGATGATAATTTGAATCCCTATGGAGCATGTAGGGTTTGTTCTGTTGAAGTTCAGCAATCAGAAGATGCGCCAAAGAGAACAGTCGCTTCATGTCATACACCAATAGCTCCTGGAATGAGAATTTATACTAACTCAGAGAGCGTTAAGAAGCTTCGCAAAAACATTGTTGAGTTAGTTCTTAGTGATCATCCGCCAGATTGTTTGACATGTGAAGTCAATGGCAACTGTGAGCTTCAAGATGTTGCTGCAAGCGTTGGTGTTCGTCAAATAAGATATGCAAAAGGTGATAATCACTGCGATCGTGAAAAAGATTTATCTCATGCATATATGCGAATGGACTTGTCTAAATGTATTAACTGCTCAAGGTGTGTTAGAGCGTGTGATGAGGTTCAGGGCCAGTTTACTCTCACAATGACTGGACGTGGTTTTGAGTCTCGTATTACTACTGATAACGACATGCTTTTTGGAGATTCTTCTTGTGTCTCTTGTGGTGCTTGTGCACAAACTTGTCCAACTTCAGCTATTTCAGACGTTTTTCAATCTAAGTCAGTTGAAGCAGATAAAACTGTGCGAACAACATGCTCATATTGTGGTGTTGGGTGTAATCTAGAAGTTGCCGTAAAGAATGATGAGGTTTTATCAATTCGAGCGCCTCAAGATGCAGTAAATGCTGGTCATACTTGTTTAAAAGGTCGTTATGCATTTAAGTTTTATAATCATGAAGATAGGCTAACTTCCCCTTTAATCAGAAAAGATGGAGTTTTAACGCCATGTTCATGGGACGAAGCGCTAGATTTCATTAAAGGAAAATTTGAATCAATAAAACAAGATCATGGTCCAGATGCAATTGCTGGAATATCATCAGCACGATGTACTAACGAAGAAAATTATATGTTCCAAAAAATGATTCGCCAGTTAGTTGGAACTAATAATATTGATTGCTGTGCTCGTGTTTGTCATTCCCCAACAGCTTGGGGAATGCAGCAAAGCTTTGGAACAGGTGCCGGAACGAATTCAACTGCAGATATTCCATTAGCAGATTTGATGATCGTAATTGGTGCTAATCCAACTGCAGCGCATCCAGTAACTGGCGCTAAAATTAAGCAGCAGGCTATGTCTGGGGCTACTTTAATCGTGATTGATCCGGTGAGAACAGAGTTAGCTCGAATGGCTGATCACCATCTTCAACTCAAACCAGGGACTAACGTCGCTGTTCTGAATATGATTCAGTACTATATAGTCGAGGCTGGTCTTTTAGATCATGAGTTTATTAAAGAACGCTGTGAAGGTGGAGAGGATTTCATAGAGCAAATAAAAGAGCTCGATGTGGATGCAATGGCAGAAATTTCAGGGCTTGATAAAGAGGATGTAAAGGCTGTTGCAATTGCTTATGCTTCAGCAAATAATGCAATGGAATTTCATGGTTTAGGTGTTACTGAGCATTCTCAAGGAACAAAGACTGTTATGCTAATTTCTAATTTGGCAATGATGACAGGAAATCTAGGTCGACCTGGCGTGGGTGTAAATCCACTTCGTGGTCAGAATAATGTTCAAGGCGCAGCCGATATGGGATGTCAGCCACATCATGGTCCAGGATATTTGTGGATGGATCAAAAAGATGTTCAAGACTTTTATGAGGATAAGTTGGGTCTTCCGACACCAACAACTCCTGGAAGAAAAATTCCTGAAATGTTCGATGGTGCAGTTGACGGCTCACTTAAAGCACTTTGGATTTTTGCTGAGGATGTTGTTCAGACTGATCCAAATACCCATCATGTCGTTAAGGCAATGCAGGGGCTTGATTTACTTGTTGTTCAAGAAATATTTATGAGTGAAACTGCTAAGATGGCAGATGTAGTTCTTCCCGGAACTACTTTTCTTGAAAAGAGTGGAACTTTTACAAACACAGAAAGACGAATTCAACAAGTTAATGCCGCAGTTAAACCTCTTCCAGGTACAAAAACAGATGGTCAAATTATCGTTGAAATGATGCGTAAATTAGGCCTTGATCAGCCTGATTTTGATGCAGCAGAGGTTCTTAAAGAGGTTGCTAGTGTTGTATCATTTTTTGAAGGTGTCACTTGGGAAGGTCTTGCAGCAAGCCCAATGGGGCTTCAGTGGCCTGTAAACAAAAAAGGTGAAGATACACAAATCCTTCATATTGGAGAGTTTAAGCGTGGCAAAGGTAAGTTTCATTACCATGACTGGAAAGAGAGTGAAGAGCTTACTAAGCATAAGAATGAGTACCCATTTATTCTTACAACTAGTCGTGAACTTCAACATTACAACTGTGCAACAATGACTAGGAGAACTTCAAATGTTCAAATCCTAACTAAAGATGTCATTATGCTCAACCCAAGAGATGCAAAAGCAAAGGATCTCATATCTGGTGATCGTGCAACTTTGAAGTCTGATAGGGGTCAAGTCACACTTGATGTCGAGGTTACAGATAGGGTTAAGAAAGGTGTAGTTAGAACAACCTTCCACTTCCCAGAAGTGCTAATCAATGAGGTTACTAGTGGTGTTACAGATGAAGAGACAAAGTGTCCTGAATACAAAATTGTAGCTGTAGACGTATTAAAAGCCTCCTGA
- a CDS encoding pyruvate, water dikinase regulatory protein, translating to MRTVFFISDRTGITAEALGNSLLTQFPQIDFKRVNLAFIDTQKKAQTAAQLIKEASETDGQAALIFSTQVSNEYRHLLENSGGIIFDFFETYISKMEKILETQSSHEMGLSHGVGNKNTYSGRIDSINFALNNDDGLTTKNYETADIILTGVSRSGKTPTCLFLALQYGIYAANYPLIDEDLDTSKLPNALKGFKNKLYGLSINPVRLQNIRDVRRSNSGYASIEQCRKEVRRAEDMFVQNDVPYIDTSHISIEEIAGRILQKSKLERRY from the coding sequence ATGAGAACCGTATTTTTTATTTCAGACAGAACGGGAATAACTGCTGAAGCACTTGGAAATAGTCTTCTTACTCAGTTTCCCCAAATTGATTTTAAAAGAGTCAATCTTGCCTTTATTGACACTCAAAAAAAGGCACAAACAGCAGCTCAATTGATTAAAGAGGCGTCAGAGACTGATGGTCAGGCTGCTCTAATTTTCAGCACTCAAGTTTCAAATGAATATCGTCATCTTCTTGAAAATAGTGGTGGGATTATTTTTGATTTTTTTGAGACTTATATTTCAAAAATGGAGAAAATACTTGAAACTCAATCTTCACATGAGATGGGGCTTTCTCATGGCGTGGGTAATAAAAATACCTATTCAGGTCGAATTGATAGCATAAATTTTGCCCTTAATAATGATGATGGACTTACTACTAAAAATTATGAAACTGCTGACATAATTCTGACAGGGGTCTCTAGGTCTGGAAAAACACCAACATGTCTTTTTTTAGCACTTCAGTATGGAATCTATGCTGCAAACTACCCACTTATTGATGAAGATTTAGATACCTCTAAACTTCCAAATGCTCTTAAAGGCTTTAAAAATAAACTCTATGGCCTAAGTATTAACCCAGTTAGACTCCAAAACATAAGAGATGTTAGAAGATCTAATAGCGGTTATGCCTCAATTGAACAATGTCGAAAAGAGGTGAGAAGAGCGGAGGATATGTTTGTTCAAAATGATGTTCCTTATATCGACACCAGCCACATCTCAATCGAAGAAATTGCGGGACGTATACTTCAAAAAAGTAAACTAGAGAGAAGGTATTAG
- a CDS encoding trimethylamine methyltransferase family protein, whose protein sequence is MARERRRRRGGSADESDAKNIPKAPAYIKRKIPHYSILSDDDLSIIEDNADTILEEIGIVFSEDQEALDILKKAGASIDGMRVRFPKGMCRKLIQDNAPKQFTQFARNPERNVEIGGDNMVLVPAYGPPFVHDLDEGRRYATIEDFRNFIKLAYMSDNLHHSGGTICEPVDLPVNKRHFDMVYSHIKYSDKPFMGSVTAAERAQDTVDMVKIVFGDEFVDKNCVLISLINASSPMSFDATMLGALKVYARNNQATIITPFIVAGAMAPTTAVGVAAQSLAEGLAGMAFAQLVRPGAPVIYGNFVTAMSMKSGAPTFGTPEAAHMMNISGALARRLGVPFRSGGGFNGAKMPDAQAGYEAANTMQATLNASVNFNLHTAGWLEGGLCMSYEKFIMDADQAGMMRVSAEGIDMSENGQAMDAIREIGSFSDDVPKHFLGCEHTKKNFKTAFYMSDVLDDNSFEQWVQDGSRDTAMLANGIYKKMLSEYELPPLDTEIDEALLAYMKERKDSFEDSNV, encoded by the coding sequence ATGGCTAGAGAAAGAAGAAGACGTCGGGGCGGATCTGCTGATGAGTCTGATGCGAAGAATATTCCTAAAGCGCCGGCTTATATAAAACGAAAAATACCTCACTACAGTATTCTTAGTGATGATGATCTGAGTATTATTGAAGACAATGCAGATACTATTCTAGAGGAAATTGGCATTGTTTTCTCTGAAGATCAAGAGGCACTTGATATTCTTAAGAAAGCGGGTGCAAGCATTGATGGTATGCGTGTTAGATTTCCAAAAGGAATGTGTCGCAAACTAATTCAAGACAATGCTCCAAAGCAATTTACTCAATTCGCTCGTAATCCTGAGAGAAATGTTGAAATTGGTGGCGACAATATGGTTTTAGTTCCTGCTTATGGCCCTCCATTTGTTCATGATCTTGATGAAGGCCGACGTTATGCAACAATAGAAGATTTTAGGAATTTTATAAAACTTGCTTATATGTCAGACAATCTTCATCACTCTGGTGGGACGATTTGTGAGCCAGTTGACTTACCGGTTAATAAACGTCATTTTGATATGGTTTATAGTCATATCAAATACTCAGACAAACCTTTTATGGGGTCTGTTACTGCAGCCGAGAGAGCTCAGGATACTGTTGATATGGTGAAAATAGTTTTTGGAGATGAGTTCGTAGACAAAAACTGTGTGTTAATTAGTTTAATCAATGCCAGTTCACCTATGTCATTTGATGCAACGATGTTAGGCGCCCTTAAGGTCTACGCAAGAAATAATCAAGCAACTATCATTACGCCATTTATTGTTGCAGGGGCAATGGCTCCAACAACTGCTGTAGGTGTAGCCGCACAAAGTTTAGCAGAGGGGCTTGCTGGCATGGCATTTGCCCAACTTGTGAGACCGGGTGCGCCTGTTATCTATGGGAATTTTGTTACTGCAATGTCAATGAAATCTGGTGCGCCAACATTCGGCACCCCTGAAGCTGCCCACATGATGAATATTTCAGGAGCTTTGGCTAGAAGATTAGGCGTTCCATTTAGAAGTGGAGGTGGGTTTAATGGTGCAAAGATGCCAGATGCTCAAGCAGGCTATGAGGCTGCGAATACAATGCAAGCTACTTTAAATGCAAGTGTTAACTTTAACCTTCATACCGCTGGCTGGTTAGAAGGCGGTTTATGCATGAGTTATGAAAAATTTATAATGGACGCTGATCAAGCAGGAATGATGAGAGTTTCTGCAGAGGGAATCGACATGAGTGAAAATGGCCAAGCAATGGACGCAATTCGTGAAATTGGAAGTTTTTCTGATGATGTTCCTAAACATTTTTTAGGGTGTGAACACACTAAGAAAAATTTTAAGACAGCCTTTTATATGTCAGATGTTCTTGATGATAATAGCTTTGAACAATGGGTTCAGGATGGATCAAGAGATACAGCAATGCTCGCAAATGGCATTTATAAAAAAATGCTATCAGAATATGAATTGCCACCACTTGATACAGAAATTGATGAGGCATTATTAGCCTATATGAAAGAACGCAAAGATAGTTTTGAGGATTCTAATGTTTAA
- the fdhD gene encoding formate dehydrogenase accessory sulfurtransferase FdhD has protein sequence MKDVGSVDYEIHRVEGLTRGISADCIAIEEPLEIIVRYYKGNDWVIEPLMVTMRTPGDDSNLVSGLLFSEGVIQDKSAIDSIKVNAKNKGKYDVDNSLIVTLSKGNKLDLKNLQRHFMVNSSCGVCGKGTLNAIEIAYEPEINKEGPIVSIGLISKLPNILSDKQKQFASTGGVHASALLSDKGEVLHIAEDVGRHNALDKLIGHVRTNEMLKPLEQFVMCSGRLGFDIIQKAVMSGIGMIVGIGAPTSLALDLAEKFDITLIGFIKKNKYNIYTGNWRISENFGE, from the coding sequence ATGAAAGATGTTGGCTCAGTTGATTATGAGATTCACAGAGTTGAAGGTTTAACTCGAGGAATATCGGCTGACTGCATTGCAATTGAGGAGCCTCTTGAGATAATTGTAAGGTATTACAAGGGCAATGATTGGGTCATTGAGCCACTTATGGTGACAATGAGAACGCCAGGTGATGATTCGAATTTAGTGAGTGGACTTTTATTTTCTGAAGGTGTTATTCAGGATAAAAGTGCTATTGATTCAATTAAAGTTAACGCTAAGAATAAAGGGAAGTATGACGTTGACAATTCTTTGATTGTAACTCTCTCAAAAGGTAATAAACTTGATCTAAAGAATCTTCAGCGTCATTTTATGGTTAACTCTAGTTGTGGTGTTTGTGGAAAAGGTACCTTAAATGCGATTGAAATCGCTTATGAGCCAGAAATTAATAAAGAAGGACCTATAGTGAGTATTGGTTTAATTAGTAAGCTGCCCAATATACTGTCAGACAAGCAAAAGCAATTTGCAAGTACTGGAGGAGTTCATGCTAGTGCATTACTTTCTGATAAAGGTGAAGTCTTACATATAGCTGAAGATGTTGGTAGACATAATGCCCTTGATAAGTTAATTGGACATGTTCGCACCAACGAAATGTTAAAACCACTAGAACAATTTGTAATGTGTTCTGGGCGCTTAGGTTTTGACATTATTCAAAAAGCTGTTATGTCTGGTATTGGAATGATAGTTGGTATTGGTGCGCCAACTTCATTGGCTCTTGATTTAGCAGAAAAATTTGATATCACTTTAATTGGCTTTATTAAAAAAAATAAATATAATATCTACACTGGTAATTGGCGTATCAGTGAAAATTTCGGAGAATAG